CGGAAGGTGAACATCACCGACCTCAACACGCAGGTGGTGGGGTCGAAGGATCGCCCCGTCTACGTGATGGTCCTTGAAGTGGACGTCCCCGAGGGAGTCGACATGAAGGAGCTCGAAAAGGAGTTCGACCGCATCCGGAAGGAGCTCAGCATCTCCATCACGGTGCGGCCGATCGAAACCATGGAGCTCTGAAACCCCGAACGACATGGCCATCCTTCCGATCCTAAAGTTCCCCGACCCCTTGCTGCAGCAGAAATCCGCTCCCGTGGCTCTGGTTACGCCGGAGCTGTCCGCGGTGATCGGCGACCTGATGGACACTTTGCGGGCCTCTCAAGGAGGGGTGGGAATCTCCGCCCCGCAGGTGGGCGTTCTCAAACGCATCGTGGCGGTCGACGTTTCCTCGAGCAAGCGCGGCGCGACGGTGGAGAACCACGGGCTTCTCATCCTGATCAACCCCGAGATCCTCGCGAAAGGGGGACGGCAGATCGTGCGGGAGGGATGCATGAGCATCCCGGATTACACCGCCAACATCGAACGGGCCCAGTGGGTCCTTGTAGACGCCCTCGACCGGGAGGGGAAGCAGGTGATCCTGGAATCCGTTGGGTTCGAGGCGGTGGCGATCCAGCACGAGGTGGACCACCTGGACGGCATCCTCTTCCTGGACCGGGTGGCCTCCCTCAAGACGGACCTGTTCCGCCGGAAGAAGTACCGCTGAGCCCGCCTCTATCTCCCCAGGCGTGCGTAAAACTTCCGGGAGGTTGCCAGGAGCTTCCGGTATTGCCGGACAGGCAGCATGGTGCGGAGCTGGTTGCGCAGGGAAGCGGCATTTTTCACGACGGCGACGGAACCGCCTTCCATTTTCAGGACCCCCCGGGAGGCAAGATCCCGGATGACGTTTTCGATGTCCCGGGAGTAGCAGACGCTGCCGGAGATCGAAAACCACAGGCCGGCGAGCATCCTGTTGTGGGGTTTCATCTGGCAGAGAACGGAATGGATCTTGGGCAGGAAGAGCTCCTCACCCCCGTTTGCCCCAAGGGTGAGGATGCCCGAAATGACGCTGAAAAGGTCGGCCGGTACGATTGCCATCCCTCACCTCCTTGCGGAAGGGCCCGGCGGGGCCGCACGCGGATCCGTAAGAAGTATATCACGTGGGTTTCGTCAAGAATCGGAATTTGGAAATTAGACACCCCGTCCCAATGAAGAGTTCCCGTGCCACGCAGGCGGGATGCCGATGTTCAGGCCGGGGTTCGCGCCATGCGTCCTGAAAGGTATTTTTTATCAAGAGCGATCTGGAAGGCCTCTTGAGGAGTGGATGAAAATATCCTCCTCGCAATTCGCAACAGCCCCAACAGGTTCTCGGGTCGATCCTTCTTTCTTCGCTCTTCCACCGTCCCGATGGGAATCTTCAATTGATGAACGTAATCCACGCGATACACGGTAACCGTCCGCATGGGATACCTCCCGCCCGATTTAACGGCTTCTTCCCAAACCTTAGAAGGCGATACGGGCACCTCTCAGTTTGATGCAGAACGACTCTCGTGGCAAAGATGCGAAAACCATTCTTGCAACCCGCATCAGGCCGATCAGATTGTCCCC
This Deltaproteobacteria bacterium RBG_16_64_85 DNA region includes the following protein-coding sequences:
- a CDS encoding peptide deformylase; translated protein: MAILPILKFPDPLLQQKSAPVALVTPELSAVIGDLMDTLRASQGGVGISAPQVGVLKRIVAVDVSSSKRGATVENHGLLILINPEILAKGGRQIVREGCMSIPDYTANIERAQWVLVDALDREGKQVILESVGFEAVAIQHEVDHLDGILFLDRVASLKTDLFRRKKYR